A region of the Paracoccaceae bacterium genome:
GCCTCGGGCAGGAACCGCCCGGCCAGGTCGAACCGCCTGCCCAGATGGCGGTTCGGCGGATCGCCAGCCGGTGACACATGATCCTGCCAGTCCTGCACGGCCCCTCCTGTCACGCCCCGCCACGGCCGAATCGTGCCGATCCTGCCCATTCATCATGCAATCCGCCGCGCAACCCAACCCCGCCGCCGCCGCCGCGGCGCATGGGGCTGGCTATCGGCGACGATTGGCCCCATGTGCAGGATTGGCAGCGCGAACGGGTCGCGGCGCCGAAAGGCGGGCATCCATGCTGATCCGGTTCGGCCATCACATCACCATCCGCTGCGCGCAGCCGACGCCGCTGATCTGCCTGCTGACGCTGCATGACGAACGGCGCGACGATCTGGACCGGCAGGGGCCGGTGATCACCGACCCGCCGGTGCCGGTGTCGCGCTACCGCGACCTGTTCGGCAACACCTGCCTGCGGATGCTGGCGCCGCAGGGCGACTTCTCGATCCGGCAGGATTGCACCGTCCGCGACAGCGGCCTGCCCGATGCCCATCTGCCCGATGCCCGGGAAACCCCCATCGCCGACCTGCCCGACGAGACGCTGATCTACCTGCTCGGCAGCCGCTATTGCGAAACCGACCGCCTCAGCCAGACCGCCTGGAACCTGTTCGGCAACCTGCCGCCCGGCTGGGCGCGGGTGCAGGCGATCTGCGACTATGTGAAGGGGCACATCCGCTTCGACTACATGGCCGCCCGCGCCACCCGCACCGCCGGCGACGCCCAGGCCGAACGGGTCGGCGTCTGCCGCGACTTCGCCCATCTGGGCATCGCGCTCTGCCGCTGCATGAACATCCCGGCCCGTTATGTGAACGGCTATCTCGGCGACATCGGCGTGCCGGTGGTCGACCCGATGGACTTCTCGGCCTGGATGGAGGTCTGGCTCGACGGTCGATGGGTGACCTTCGATCCCCGCAACAACACGCGCCGGATCGGCCGGGTCAAGGTGTCCCACGGGCGCGATGCGGCGGATGTGCCGCTGGTGCATTCCTTCGGGCCGCACACGCTGCAGCGGTTCACCGTCTGGGCCTACGATCTGGCCGCGCCCCCGCCGAACCTGCCCGACTGATCCGGCCCCCGCGGGTCGCGCAGGGGCCGGACAAGGCCGTCAGAGCCCCGGCAGGATGTTCAGCACCGACCGCTGGCCGAAGGTCGTGCCGCGCTTGGCGCCAAAGGTGAACTTGCCGCCGATCTTCACGTAGCCCTCGCTGTCCGACAGGCCCAGCACCTCGGCACGCGCCGCGCCGATCTCGCCAAACACCTTGACGTTCGGCGTCACCGCGTAATCGCCGTTCAGGCTGTAGCGCGTGGCGTTCAGCGGGCCGACATCCATCTGGTCCAGCGACACGCCCACACCCAGCTGCTCGGTTGCCGCATAGCGCGTCGAAAGCCCGATCAGCGTCCCCGACACGCCCTGTTCCTCGCCCCGTCCGACATAGGCCTCGAACCCCGTGCGCCCGGCCATGTGGCCGAACTCGAAACCCACGAAATTCAGCGACTCGCCCGCCGCACGGTCAAGGCCCACGAACACCCCGGCCGACGTGTTCGCGTTCAGGTGATAGATGCCGTGCAGAACCCCGGTCGTCACCGTCTCGTCCGCGAAATTCAGGCGGCTGCCGCCCAGGTCGAACTGGACCGAGAAATCGCGGCTGAATCCGACCTCGACCGAACCCGCCAGCGAGGTTTTCGCAACGTCGCCATCCTCGGTGAATGCCGAGTGCGACAGGGTGATGCTGCCGCCGGTCACCTGCTGCGCCATCGCGCCCGGTGCGGCAACAACACATGCGGCCGCAACAGCGGCGCAAACGCGAACTCTCATGAACTGCTCCTGTAGATGCGCGGGCTTGTGCCCGTCTGGTCTGCCCGGGGTCCACATGACCCCGGCGCAGACCGTAACCCATGGTGCAGGCTTGCAAAACCAGATGCCGCGCAATTCCGCGCGAGCAGTAGGCGACGTGTTCGTCGCGCAACACCACCGGTTGATCGCCGGGCTTGCGGGCGCACGGGCAACCGGCGGGCAGCGGCCTGCGCCCGCCTCGCGCCATGCCGGTGCGTCGATGCGCGTTTCACCGGCATGGCCGCGTCACCTGGCCGGTCCGCGGGCGCTTTCGACAAATCCCGATTGAAACACGCGGGCTTCCTGCCCTATATTCCGGACATGGAGCCATTTGCCACGTCTGTTTCCGATACCGCCGCCGCGCGCGGCGAAACCTGGCTTGCGCAGGGCGGCCTGCGGCCGACGCGGCAGCGCGTGGCGCTTGCGGTGCTGCTGGTGGGCGACGGTCAGAACCGCCATGTCACCGCGGAAAGCCTTTATGCGGCAGCGGCCAACGCGGGCGAAAGCGTCAGCCTGGCGACCGTCTACAACACGCTGCGTGCGTTCTGCGACGCCGGGCTGATGCAGGAGGTCGTGGTCGACGGATCGAAAAGCTACTTCGACACCCGGATGGACGACCACCCCCATTTCTACTGGGAAGACAGCGCCACGCTGACCGACGCGCCGGCGGACGAACTGGAAATCGCGCGCCTGCCGCGCCCGCCTGCGGGAACCGAAATCGCGCGGGTCGATGTCGTGATCCGGCTGCGCCGGGCCTGACGCGGGATCCCCGCGCCGGTCGACCTGCGCCTCCGGATTGCGGTGCAATTCCTAACAGGTGGTTAATGACCCCTGTGCAACCCCTTGAAATCCCACATGCGGCCAGGCGTCCCACGGTGGGACGCCCCGTTGCCTGTCACGGCTTGACCGCCCGCAGATGCGTCGGGCAATGCTCTCCGCTGTCCAGAACCGGGATCATCCGGTCCCACAGCTCGATGTTGTGGTCCACGAAATCCTGCCCCACCGCTTCCGCCATGGCCGCGCCCTCGGTCCCCCGCAGCCGGTCGCGCTCGGCCCGCGCCGCCGTCCGGTACCAGGCGTTGCGGCTGACCGTCTCGATCGCCCCGAACCCCGCCGCCGCCATCGCGGCCGCATAGGTCCGCGCCGAGGCCATGCCGAAATCCAGGCCCTCCGCCGCGATATAGGCCGCCATCTCCGCCGATGGCTGGCCGTCATGCCCGATCAGCCAGTCCGACGCCAGGAACATCCCGCCCGGCCGCAGCACCCGGAACACCTCGGCCATCAGCGCGGCCTTGTCGGGGATGTGGACGATGGAATCCTTCGAGAACACCACGTCGAAACAGCCGGGCGGAAAGGGCAGGGGGCCGGGCGCCACCTTGGCCAGCCCGATGCGCCCCGCCAGCCCCGCCGCCGCGATCACCGCCCGCCCGCGCCCGATCACGCCGTCCTCGACGTCGATCCCGGTCACCCAGGCCGCCCCGTGATCGCGCGCCAGGCACAGGCTGACCCCGCCCGCGCCGCATCCGATGTCCAGCACCGACAGCCCGTCCAGCCGCCGCCCGTCCAGGATCCGCGCCACCTCTTCCGGTCCGCCGGGCGACAGGAACCCCTCGCCCCACAGCCCTTCCAGAAAACGGATCAGCCGGTCGTGATACAGTTCGTCCATCGGCGCCCCCATCTGCCCGGGTGGCAGGCTGCCACGGCGGCGGCGGCGGTTCAACGGCGGCGATGCCGGGCCCTATGCCGGGCGGTTCCCGGCCAGCCAGCGGTTCACCGCCTCGGCCGCCTGCACCGCCCCGGACCCCGAGGAATAGACCACTGTCAGCGGCAGCACCTCGGCCCGGCCGTCCACCCGCAGCGCGCAGCGCCGGGTGGTGGCGCCGCTGCCCCCGGTCGATCCCGTCTGCACCACCGCTGCCCGGATGTCGCGCAGCGCCACCGTTTCCTCGCGGGTCGCGCCGATCCTGACCTCGCGCCAGACCATCGCGCCCGCCGCCCGGTCGAAGATCGCGATCGAGCGGCGGATCAGCACGGCGCCGATCCCCCCGAACAGCGCCGCCCCGCCGAGCATTCCGACGGCCAGCCAGGGCGCTTCGGCCAGCGTCGTGATCGCGACGGCCACGAAGATCAGGACACCGCCAGCCATCGCGATGCCCATGACCCAGGGCCGGTCCTCCAGCACCAGGCGCTCGGGCGTGTCCTGCCGGACCCTCACACCGGCCCCAGCCAGCGCTGCACCGCCGCCACCGCCCGCGATGCCGGGCGGTAACCCAGATAGGCCGATCCCAGCGGCAGCGCCCCCTCGCGCAGCGACACCACGGCCAGCGCGCCGCGCGCGGCCCCCGGCTTCATCGTGTCGCGCCCGCGCGAAATCGTGGCGCCGGTGACCTGCGCCAGCGGCGCCCCGCGCCGCCGCGTCCCGGTCACCGTCCATTCCGTCACCTCGACCGTCCCGGCCCGCCGGTCGAACACCGCCCGGGCGGGCCGCACGAAGACCGCGAAGGCCACCGCGCACAGCACCGCCCCCGCCCCGATCATCAGCGTGCCGGGCAGGTCGCCCTCTGACCAGAGGGCCAGCGCGATCCGCGCGGTTCCCAGCGTCGCCACAGCCAGCCCCAGCCCCATCAGCCAGGGCCGGTGCACCAGCACCAGCCGCTCTGCCGTCTCCTCGATCACCCGCATCCGCCGTTCCCCCCGGACACATGCTGCGCGCGGGGGGCGGCCCGGTCAACCGGGGCGATCACCACGAATTGCCCTTTGATCCCGCGGCGCCCCGCGCTAACCCTGTGCCATCCGTCGCGGGAAGGGCCAACATGGGCTTCGACAACTGGGATGAGGTGCGCACCGCCTTTCAGGTCGCGCGCCTGGGCACCGTCTCGGGCGCGGCCGAGGTGCTGGGGGTCCACCATGCCACGGTGATCCGCCACATTGATGCGCTGGAAAAGCGGCTGGGCGTGCGGCTGTTCCAGCGTCATCCGCGCGGCTACACGCCGACCGAGGCGGGGCGGGATCTGCTGGCCGTGGCGCAGGTCACGCAGGAACAGTTCGCGCAGCTTGCAGGCCGCATCCGGGGGCAGGGCGAGTCGGTGACGGGCGAACTGGTCGTCACCTCGATCAGCGGGCTGGCGCCGATCCTGGCCCCGGTGCTGGCCAGTTTCCGTGCCGCGCATCCCGGGCTGATCGTCCGGTTCCTGTCCGACCTGCGGCTGTTCCGGCTGGACTTCGGCGAGGCGCATGTGGCGATCCGCGCCGGTGCCGCACCGTCCGAGCCCGACAACGTGGCGCAACCCTTCCTGCGGCTGCGCAACGCGCCTTACGCATCCACCGACTATGTCGCCGCGCGCGGCAAGCCCGCGACCGAGGCTGACCTGGCCGCCCATGACCTGGTGGGGGCCGACGACCCGCAAAGCCGGGCGCCCTTTTCCGTGTGGATGCGCGACCATCTGCCCGAAGACCGCGTGGTGTTCCGCGCCAGTGAACAGGCGGGGATCGAGGCCGCCGTCCGCGCGGGCGCCGGGATCGGCTTCATGCCGGTCTGGCAGGGCGATGCCGATCCCGCGCTCGTCCAGATCCTGCCGCCCCGGCCCGAATGGGATGCGCCGCTGTGGCTGGTCACCCATGTCGACCTGCACCGCACGCTGAAGGTGCAGCGGTTCCTTGCGCATCTGAAAGAGGCGGCGAAGGGCTGGCAGGGGCTGTGACATGACGGCGGCCCGCCTTGCCCGCCTGTCGGAGCCCGCGCGCGGGCATCTGGCCATGCTGGCCTTCTCGGGTCTCGTGGCGGGGTCGTTCAGCCTGGGCGCGCGGGCCGCGCCGCTGATCGATCCCGGCGCGCTGACGGCGCTGCGGTTCCTGCTGGCGGGGCTGATCGTGGGGGCGGCCGCCCTTGCCACCACGGGCATTCCCCGCAGCGCCTGGCGGGCGCCCTGGCGCTATGTGCTGCTTGGTGCGCTGCTCGCGGCCTATTTCGTGCTGATGTTCGAGGGGCTCAAGACGGCGACGCCGGTATCGGCCGCGGCCGTCTTCACGCTCACCCCGCCGATGGCGGGCCTGTTCGGCTGGCTGATGCTGCGGCAGGTGACGACACCGCGCATGGCGCTGGCCCTGGCGGCGGGCGGGGCAGGGGCGCTGTGGGTGATCTTTCGTGCCGACATCGCCGCGCTGATGGCGATGAACATCGGCCGGGGCGAGGTGGTGTATTTCTGGGGCTGCCTGGCCCACGCGGTCTATGCCCCGATGGTGCGATGGCTGAACCGGGGCGAACCGGCCATCGTGTTCACCTTCGGGATGATGGTGGCGGGCTTCGTGATGCTGACGCTGTGGTCATGGCCCGCGATCCGCGCGACCGACTGGTCCGCGCTGCCGCCCCTGGTCTGGATCACGCTGGTCTATGTGGCGGTCGCCGCATCGGCCATGACCTTCGTGCTGCTGCAATATGCGGCGCTGAGGCTGCCCTCGGCAAAGGTCATGGCCTATACCTATCTGGTGCCCTCGTGGGTGATCTTGTGGGAACTGGCCGCGGGCGGTGACGCCCCGCCGGTGGGCGTGCTGGCCGGTGTGGCGCTTACCGTCGCGGCACTGGGCCTGCTGCTGAAGGAAGAAACCGTCAAAACGCCAGAATCCCCGCGACAAACCGCGCCCATGTGATAGCGTCGCGTCCATCTCCGCACCCCCGGAATTTCCCGGCATAACGGCGGAAACGAGGAAACGGTCGTGCCGGTCTGGCCCGGAATTTCGCATGCCGTCGGGCGGTCGTTTCCGCCAAACCCAACCACACGCGCGGAGCACGCATCATGACGTCGATCCACAAGCTGGTCGATGACCGTCAGTTTCAATCGTTCATCATCGGGGTCATCCTGGTCAACGCGGCAATCCTGGGGCTGCTGACGCTGGACCTTTCACCGGGCCTGCGGAAATTCCTGGAGCTGCTCGACAACCTCTGCCTTGTCGTCTTCGTGGCCGAGATCGCGATGAAGCTGTTCGTCTACCGCGGGCAGTTCTTCCGCGATGGCTGGAACATCTTTGACGCGGTGGTCGTGGGGATCGCCCTGCTGCCCGCCACCGGGTCGCTCAGCGTGCTGCGGGCGCTTCGGGTGCTTCGGGTGCTGCGGCTGGCCACCGCCGTGCCCTCGATGCGGCGGGTGATCAACGGCATGTTCGCGGCATTGCCGGGCGGGGCCTCGATCGCGGGGATCCTGTTCATCATGTACTACGTCGGCGCCATCATCGGCGTGACGCTGTTCTCGAAGAACGTGCCGCAGTATTTCGGCGACATCGGCACCACCTTCTTCACGCTGTTCCAGCTGATGACGCTGGAAGGCTGGAACGGCATCGCCGACGAGGTGATCGTGCATCACCCGCGCGCATGGATCTTCTTTGTCTGCTTCATCATCTTCACCAACTTCACGACGCTGAACCTGCTGTTCGGCATCATCGTGGACGCGATGGAGAAGGCGAAGGAAGAAGAGGTGCGGGAAGAGATGGCGGTGCAGGGCGTCGAGGTGGAGGAAGTGTCGGACGGCCTGCGCCTTGCCAAGATCGAGGAAGACGTCAAGCACATCCGCGCCATGCTGGCCCGCATGGAAGCCGAGCGCATCGGCGCCTGACGCAGGGGCGCGGGCAGGCCCCCGAGGGGCTGCCCGCCACCGCACTCACGGCCGCATGTGCCGCGCCCGCGCGCCCCATTCGATCGCCGCCGCGTGCAGCCGGTCGACGCTCAGCTCGTGCCTGACCTCCTCCAGCATCCGCAGTTCGACCTCGCGCAGGCTGCCGTCCGCCGCCGCCACGTCGCAGGCCAGGGCATAGGCCGTCTCGTTCAGGTGGTCCGGCAGGCCGTCGCGCACCAGGCCGAACAGCGCCTCCAGCCCCTCCTCCTCCTCGAACAGGTCCATCACGACCTGGGTGATCTGGCGGAAGCGGTCCGGGTCATAGCCCTCGAACACCGGCAGGCTGCCGACGATCCGCTGGATCGCGACCAGTTCCGAGGTGCGGATCTGTTCATCCGACATCGACACCGCCACCATGATCGCAAGCAGCGCGTCCTGTGGGGTCATCGACGGGGGCGTGTCGGGCATCGGCGGCTCCTGTTGCGGCGTTGCGGCGGAGATTATTGACGCGCGCCCCCCCCGGCAATAGAGGACGACAGCCCCGAACCCCGGAAGGATGCGCCCCATGTCCGCCCTGCGCGACGCCGCGATGAAATCGAAAGCCTGGCCCTTCGAGGAAGCGCGCGCCATCCTGAAGCGATTTGGCGGCAAGGACCCGGCCAAGGGCCATGTCCTTTTCGAAACCGGCTACGGTCCCTCGGGTCTGCCGCATATCGGCACCTTCGGCGAGGTGGCCCGCACCACCATGATCCGCCGCGCCTTTGAGGTGATCAGCGACATTCCGACGCGGCTGATCTGTTTCTCGGACGATGTGGACGGGATGCGCAAGGTGCCCGACAACGTGCCCCGGCAAGAGATGCTGCGCCAGCACATGCAGAAGCCGCTGACGTCTGTCCCCGATCCCTATGGCGAGTTTGCAAGCTTCGGGCACCACAACAACGCCATGCTGCGCCGGTTCCTGGACACGTTCGGGTTCGAGTACGAATTCATCAGCGCAACCGACTTCTACCGCTCGGGCCGGTTCGACGACACGCTGCGGCTGGCCGCCGAACGCTACGATGCCATCATGAAGATCATGCTGGCCAGCCTGCGCGAGGAACGCCAGCAGACCTATTCCTGCTTCCTGCCCATCCACCCCGAAACCGGGCGTGTCCTGTATGTGCCGATCAAGCATGTCGATGCGCGGGACGCCACGATCACCTTCGATGACGAGACGGGCCGCGAATGGACGGTGCCGGTCACGGGCGGGCATTGCAAGCTGCAGTGGAAGCCCGATTTCGGCGCCCGCTGGGCCGCGCTGGGTGTCGATTTCGAGATGTATGGCAAGGACCATTCCACCAACACCCCGATCTATGACGGTATCTGCGAGGTGCTGGGGGGCCGGGCGCCCCATCACTTCACCTACGAGCTGTTCCTCGACGAGGCCGGCCAGAAGATCTCCAAGTCAAAGGGCAACGGCCTGACCATCGACGAATGGCTGACCTATGCGTCGACCGAAAGCCTGTCCTACTTCATGTACCAGAAGCCCAAGACGGCCAAGCGCCTGTGGTGGGACGTGATCCCCAAGGCGGTGGACGAATACCACCAGCAGCTCAGCGCCTATCCGGCGCAGGACGCCGACGCCCGGGTCAACAATCCGGTCTGGCACATCCATGGCGGCAATCCTCCCGCCTCCGGCATGGTGGTGTCCTTCGCGATGCTCCTGAACCTCGCGTCGGCGGCGGCGGCCGAGGACAAGGCGGTGCTCTGGGCCTTTCTGCGCAAATATGCGCTTGGCGCCACGCCCGAGGCGAACCCCGACCTGGATGCCGCGGCGGGCTATGCCGTGCGCTACTACAACGACAAGGTCCGGCCGACCAAGGCTTACCGGCTGCCTGACGACCGCGAACGCGCCGCGATCTCGGACCTGCGGGGGCGGCTTGCCGCCTGGGACGGGGCAGTGGCGGACGAGGCGTTGCAGAGCGTGGTCTATGCCGTCGGCAAGGACCACGGGTTCGAACCGCTGCGCGACTGGTTCCGCGCGCTCTACGAGGTGCTGCTGGGCGCCTCCGAAGGCCCGCGCTTCGGCGGCTTCGTGGCGCTCTACGGGCTGGCCGAGACGGTGGCCCTGATCGACCGGGCGCTTGCCGGGGAACTCGCCGCCGCCTGACCCGGCCGGCCCTAGCCTTCGCGCCAGACCCGCCACCAGTCCACGATGATGCCCGCCACCGCATCGGGGTCGGCGGCGTAAAGCCGCCCGCCCGCTTCGAACACCTTCGCCTCGATCTCGGATGACATCAGCCGTGCCTGCGCCCGGACCGCCATGGCCTCGGTCCCGGCCGCGCCCTCGGCGTCTGCGGTCAGGGCCTGGAACACCGCAAGATCGTGGTGTTCGCCCAGCCATTCGCCCAGATCGTCGGCAAGCGATTGCCACACCGCCACGGCATCGGGCCAGACGGGCGACAGCAGGCGGGTCTGGTACCACAGGTCCTTCGCCCGCTTGCGCCAGTCGTGCAGCGCCTCGACCTCGCGCGTGGCCCGGGCCTCCTGCATTGCCGAGGCGCCCCGGCGCAGGCTGCGCGCCAGCGATGCCTTCAGCACCGCCGCGCCCTTTCCCTTGACGCGCCATTCCGGCACCCGTTCCGCGACCCCCTGCAAGGCCGTGCGCGCCGCCTCGGCCGCTCCGGGCAGGTCTGCCCCCGCGCGTGCCGTCTCGACGCGCGCGGCAAGCATCGCCCGCAGCGGCCCATCGGCCCCGGGCGCCAGCCGGTCGTGCCACATCAGCATGACCTCGGCGTCGCGCACTGGCGAAAGCCCCCGCGCCGCGTCGCGCAGCACGGCAATCTCGTCGGTCGCCCGCGCCATGCCGGGCCGGACCAGCCGCAGCAGGCCGCGCAGTTTCTTGATGCGCTTGCGCAGGTCATGCACCCCCGCGGCATCGGGCGGCCCGGGGTCAAGCTGGGCAAGCGCGGCTGCGATCTCGGTGG
Encoded here:
- a CDS encoding DMT family transporter; the protein is MLAFSGLVAGSFSLGARAAPLIDPGALTALRFLLAGLIVGAAALATTGIPRSAWRAPWRYVLLGALLAAYFVLMFEGLKTATPVSAAAVFTLTPPMAGLFGWLMLRQVTTPRMALALAAGGAGALWVIFRADIAALMAMNIGRGEVVYFWGCLAHAVYAPMVRWLNRGEPAIVFTFGMMVAGFVMLTLWSWPAIRATDWSALPPLVWITLVYVAVAASAMTFVLLQYAALRLPSAKVMAYTYLVPSWVILWELAAGGDAPPVGVLAGVALTVAALGLLLKEETVKTPESPRQTAPM
- a CDS encoding transcriptional repressor, whose translation is MEPFATSVSDTAAARGETWLAQGGLRPTRQRVALAVLLVGDGQNRHVTAESLYAAAANAGESVSLATVYNTLRAFCDAGLMQEVVVDGSKSYFDTRMDDHPHFYWEDSATLTDAPADELEIARLPRPPAGTEIARVDVVIRLRRA
- a CDS encoding ion transporter — its product is MTSIHKLVDDRQFQSFIIGVILVNAAILGLLTLDLSPGLRKFLELLDNLCLVVFVAEIAMKLFVYRGQFFRDGWNIFDAVVVGIALLPATGSLSVLRALRVLRVLRLATAVPSMRRVINGMFAALPGGASIAGILFIMYYVGAIIGVTLFSKNVPQYFGDIGTTFFTLFQLMTLEGWNGIADEVIVHHPRAWIFFVCFIIFTNFTTLNLLFGIIVDAMEKAKEEEVREEMAVQGVEVEEVSDGLRLAKIEEDVKHIRAMLARMEAERIGA
- a CDS encoding tellurite resistance TerB family protein, yielding MPDTPPSMTPQDALLAIMVAVSMSDEQIRTSELVAIQRIVGSLPVFEGYDPDRFRQITQVVMDLFEEEEGLEALFGLVRDGLPDHLNETAYALACDVAAADGSLREVELRMLEEVRHELSVDRLHAAAIEWGARARHMRP
- a CDS encoding lysine--tRNA ligase, yielding MSALRDAAMKSKAWPFEEARAILKRFGGKDPAKGHVLFETGYGPSGLPHIGTFGEVARTTMIRRAFEVISDIPTRLICFSDDVDGMRKVPDNVPRQEMLRQHMQKPLTSVPDPYGEFASFGHHNNAMLRRFLDTFGFEYEFISATDFYRSGRFDDTLRLAAERYDAIMKIMLASLREERQQTYSCFLPIHPETGRVLYVPIKHVDARDATITFDDETGREWTVPVTGGHCKLQWKPDFGARWAALGVDFEMYGKDHSTNTPIYDGICEVLGGRAPHHFTYELFLDEAGQKISKSKGNGLTIDEWLTYASTESLSYFMYQKPKTAKRLWWDVIPKAVDEYHQQLSAYPAQDADARVNNPVWHIHGGNPPASGMVVSFAMLLNLASAAAAEDKAVLWAFLRKYALGATPEANPDLDAAAGYAVRYYNDKVRPTKAYRLPDDRERAAISDLRGRLAAWDGAVADEALQSVVYAVGKDHGFEPLRDWFRALYEVLLGASEGPRFGGFVALYGLAETVALIDRALAGELAAA
- a CDS encoding methyltransferase domain-containing protein, with the protein product MDELYHDRLIRFLEGLWGEGFLSPGGPEEVARILDGRRLDGLSVLDIGCGAGGVSLCLARDHGAAWVTGIDVEDGVIGRGRAVIAAAGLAGRIGLAKVAPGPLPFPPGCFDVVFSKDSIVHIPDKAALMAEVFRVLRPGGMFLASDWLIGHDGQPSAEMAAYIAAEGLDFGMASARTYAAAMAAAGFGAIETVSRNAWYRTAARAERDRLRGTEGAAMAEAVGQDFVDHNIELWDRMIPVLDSGEHCPTHLRAVKP
- a CDS encoding LysR family transcriptional regulator — translated: MGFDNWDEVRTAFQVARLGTVSGAAEVLGVHHATVIRHIDALEKRLGVRLFQRHPRGYTPTEAGRDLLAVAQVTQEQFAQLAGRIRGQGESVTGELVVTSISGLAPILAPVLASFRAAHPGLIVRFLSDLRLFRLDFGEAHVAIRAGAAPSEPDNVAQPFLRLRNAPYASTDYVAARGKPATEADLAAHDLVGADDPQSRAPFSVWMRDHLPEDRVVFRASEQAGIEAAVRAGAGIGFMPVWQGDADPALVQILPPRPEWDAPLWLVTHVDLHRTLKVQRFLAHLKEAAKGWQGL
- a CDS encoding CHAD domain-containing protein, which translates into the protein MSFAFRRRDADLTAGLRRIAATEIAAALAQLDPGPPDAAGVHDLRKRIKKLRGLLRLVRPGMARATDEIAVLRDAARGLSPVRDAEVMLMWHDRLAPGADGPLRAMLAARVETARAGADLPGAAEAARTALQGVAERVPEWRVKGKGAAVLKASLARSLRRGASAMQEARATREVEALHDWRKRAKDLWYQTRLLSPVWPDAVAVWQSLADDLGEWLGEHHDLAVFQALTADAEGAAGTEAMAVRAQARLMSSEIEAKVFEAGGRLYAADPDAVAGIIVDWWRVWREG
- a CDS encoding transglutaminase family protein — protein: MLIRFGHHITIRCAQPTPLICLLTLHDERRDDLDRQGPVITDPPVPVSRYRDLFGNTCLRMLAPQGDFSIRQDCTVRDSGLPDAHLPDARETPIADLPDETLIYLLGSRYCETDRLSQTAWNLFGNLPPGWARVQAICDYVKGHIRFDYMAARATRTAGDAQAERVGVCRDFAHLGIALCRCMNIPARYVNGYLGDIGVPVVDPMDFSAWMEVWLDGRWVTFDPRNNTRRIGRVKVSHGRDAADVPLVHSFGPHTLQRFTVWAYDLAAPPPNLPD